In Zea mays cultivar B73 chromosome 7, Zm-B73-REFERENCE-NAM-5.0, whole genome shotgun sequence, the following proteins share a genomic window:
- the LOC103631990 gene encoding protein MET1, chloroplastic, translated as MALASQVAANQPPPPTLSSPARRLPRASSNALLLLQPAAAVLGGRTLRLRPPGARRRALDAVVVARASSEAKAETAEAGGGGGGAEEERPYEEYEVTIEKPYGLKFTKGRDGGTYVEAIQPGAAADLTGQFEVGDKVLATSSVFGEEIWPAAGYGQTMYCIRQRIGPLYMKMERRFGKWDGAGDLTEKEIIRFERNSGVVSGRVREIQLQNYQRKMEQKMQREEDLRMGLKLYKDGKYEEALEKFESVLGSKPEPSEAAIASYNVACSYSKLGRVEAALSALEDALKSGYEDFKAVRTDPDLANLRKSEEFEPLLKNYDESFINENAINAIKSLFGLGNK; from the exons ATGGCGCTGGCTAGCCAGGTCGCCGCtaaccagccgccgccgccgacgctcTCCTCCCCCGCCCGCCGCCTCCCAAGAGCCAGCAGCAACGCTCTGCTGCTGCTCCAGCCGGCGGCCGCGGTCCTCGGCGGCCGGACCCTGAGGCTTCGGCCTCCCGGCGCGCGGAGGAGGGCCCTGGACGCCGTCGTCGTCGCGCGGGCGTCGTCTGAGGCGAAGGCGGAGACCGCCgaggcgggcggcggcggcgggggagcGGAGGAGGAGCGGCCGTACGAGGAGTACGAGGTGACGATCGAGAAGCCGTACGGGCTCAAGTTCACCAAGGGCCGCGACGGCGGCACGTACGTGGAGGCCATCcagcccggcgccgccgccgaccTGACCGGCCAGTTCGAGGTGGGCGACAAGGTGCTGGCCACCAGCTCCGTCTTCGGGGAGGAGATCTGGCCGGCGGCGGGGTACGGCCAGACCATGTACTGCATCCGCCAGAGGATCGGCCCTCTGTACATGAAGATGGAGAGGAGGTTTG GTAAGTGGGACGGCGCCGGCGACCTCACCGAGAAGGAGATCATCAGGTTCGAGAGGAACTCCGGAGTGGTCAGCGGCAGGGTGCGGGAGATCCAG CTGCAAAACTACCAGAGGAAGatggagcagaagatgcagagggaAGAGGACCTCCGCATGGGGCTCAAGCTGTACAA GGACGGGAAGTACGAGGAGGCGCTGGAGAAGTTCGAGTCGGTTCTGGGGTCGAAGCCGGAGCCCAGCGAGGCCGCCATCGCCAGCTACAACGTCGCCTGCAGCTACTCGAAGCTGGGCCGG GTAGAGGCTGCGCTTTCTGCGCTGGAGGATGCGCTCAAGTCAGGGTATGAAGACTTCAAG GCAGTTCGCACCGACCCGGATCTCGCGAACCTGAGGAAGTCGGAGGAGTTCGAGCCCTTGCTGAAGAACTACGACGAGTCGTTCATCAACGAGAACGCCATCAACGCCATCAAGTCCTTGTTCGGACTCGGAAACAAGTGA
- the LOC100283204 gene encoding ADP-glucose phosphorylase: protein MAAAEASRTSEARRDAVFGRWVVFSPARSRRPTDLKSHNPTNPSPGPGADAPPKPSCPFCAGRESECAPQIFRVPPDGSLPWRIRVIQNLYPALRRDVDPPPVPEAEGDVSSDEPGERAVPGFGFHDVVIETPRHDVRLWDLDAEGVRDVLLAYAERVRQLGEHPAVQYVQVFKNHGASAGASMAHSHSQMLGTPFVPPSVTTRLNCMKEIFDRSGNCSLCEIRPKDILISETPNFSAIVPFAASYPFEIWIIPRQHISYFHEIDQDKALDLGSLLKTMLQKLSKQLNDPPFNFMVHSAPFKISSSCLPYTHWFLQIVPQLSVVGGFELGSGCYINPVFPEDAAKILRELDCSV from the exons ATGGCGGCGGCGGAAGCTTCGAGGACTTCGGAGGCCCGCCGTGACGCCGTGTTCGGGCGGTGGGTCGTCTTCTCTCCGGCGCGCTCGCGCCGCCCCACCGACCTCAAGTCCCACAACCCCACCAACCCTAGCCCGGGCCCGGGGGCCGACGCGCCGCCCAAGCCGTCCTGCCCCTTCTGCGCCGGCCGCGAGTCCGAGTGCGCGCCCCAGATCTTCCGCGTGCCGCCCGACGGCTCGCTGCCGTGGCGGATCCGCGTCATCCAGAACCTCTACCCCGCGCTGCGCCGCGACGTGGACCCGCCGCCTGTGCCAGAGGCAGAGGGGGATGTCTCCTCGGACGAGCCTGGGGAGCGCGCCGTCCCCGGCTTCGGCTTCCACGATGTGGTCATCGAGACACCGCGCCACGACGTGCGCCTCTGGGACCTGGACGCCGAGGGGGTCCGCGACGTGCTGCTCGCCTACGCGGAGCGCGTGCGGCAGCTCGGGGAGCACCCCGCGGTGCAGTATGTTCAG GTGTTTAAGAACCATGGGGCATCTGCTGGAGCTTCGATGGCACATTCACACAGCCAAATGTTGGGAACTCCCTTTGTCCCTCCCTCTGTTACAACTCGGCTTAACTGCATGAAGGAGATTTTTGACAGATCAGGGAACTGCAGCCTTTGTGAGATTAGGCCCAAAGATATCCTGATCAGTGAAACACCTAATTTTTCTGCCATTGTTCCTTTTGCAGCATCATATCCATTTGAGATATGGATTATTCCTCGACAACATATTTCTTATTTTCATGAAATAGATCAAGATAAG GCACTGGACCTTGGGTCTCTGTTAAAGACTATGCTGCAAAAGTTGTCTAAGCAGCTTAATGACCCACCATTCAATTTTATGGTCCACAGCGCACCATTTAAGATTTCATCATCCTGCCTGCCTTATACACACTGGTTCCTCCAGATTGTGCCCCAGTTAAGTGTAGTAGGCGGATTTGAGCTTGGAAGTGGGTGCTACATCAACCCAGTTTTCCCTGAGGATGCCGCAAAGATTCTCAGGGAACTTGACTGCTCAGTCTAG